Proteins encoded in a region of the Pseudonocardia sp. EC080619-01 genome:
- a CDS encoding IS3 family transposase (programmed frameshift) produces the protein MGAPRKFDEETRARAVRLYLDRLRDHGESKLAARRHVGELLDVNPATIRNWVEAEERDSGSGVGSAAGGDDAAAELRRLRAENAELRRANEILKTASAFFGAGGAGPSTQVRLLFVHEHRSRFGVEPICAVLSEHGVQVAPQTYYRWRSRPVTDRQLDEAYLVNRIVDIYRKNRCVYGVRKMWRAARREGLRVGRDQMGRLMRVAGIQGVRRGVHHTATTTRDQRAARHPDLVKRAWAAPTRPDALWVVDFTYVWTASGFCYVSFVTDVYSRRILGWKASMSKTTDLVSGALAQALSTRQRAISEFTSEGLIHHSDAGSQYTSLAFTEQLAEAGIAGSIGTVGDALDNALMESTIGLYKSELIVPYAHSRNWIGLREVERETAEWVHWYNSVRLHSSIDYMSPIEREMVYATSIAQQGAVA, from the exons GTGGGAGCACCTCGGAAGTTCGATGAGGAGACCCGTGCCCGCGCGGTCCGCCTCTATCTTGACCGTCTGCGTGATCACGGGGAGTCGAAGCTGGCCGCGCGCCGGCACGTCGGTGAGCTGTTGGATGTGAACCCGGCGACGATCCGCAATTGGGTCGAGGCCGAAGAGCGCGATTCCGGTTCCGGGGTTGGCTCGGCGGCGGGTGGCGATGACGCAGCGGCCGAGTTGCGACGGCTTCGTGCAGAAAATGCCGAGCTGCGGCGGGCGAATGAGATTCTGAAGACTGCTTCGGCGTTTTTCG GCGCAGGCGGAGCTGGACCGTCGACTCAGGTAAGACTTCTGTTCGTTCACGAACATCGAAGCCGTTTCGGGGTCGAGCCGATCTGTGCCGTTTTGTCCGAACACGGTGTGCAGGTCGCCCCGCAGACGTATTATCGCTGGCGGTCCCGGCCGGTGACCGATCGCCAGTTGGATGAGGCGTATCTGGTGAATCGGATTGTGGATATCTATCGGAAGAACAGGTGTGTGTACGGGGTGCGGAAGATGTGGCGTGCGGCGCGGCGGGAAGGGCTCCGGGTCGGGCGGGACCAGATGGGCCGATTGATGCGTGTCGCCGGGATCCAGGGCGTGCGCCGCGGGGTCCACCACACGGCCACGACGACCCGTGATCAGCGCGCAGCCCGCCATCCTGACCTGGTCAAGCGGGCGTGGGCGGCGCCGACTCGACCGGATGCGCTGTGGGTCGTGGATTTCACGTATGTGTGGACCGCCTCCGGGTTCTGCTACGTGTCGTTCGTGACCGACGTCTACTCCCGCAGAATCCTCGGATGGAAGGCGTCGATGAGTAAGACCACCGATCTCGTCTCCGGGGCCTTGGCGCAGGCGTTGTCCACTCGCCAACGGGCGATCAGCGAGTTCACCTCCGAGGGTCTTATTCATCATTCGGATGCCGGGTCTCAATATACGTCTCTGGCGTTCACCGAGCAACTCGCCGAGGCTGGTATCGCCGGCTCGATCGGCACCGTCGGTGACGCGCTGGACAACGCGCTGATGGAGTCCACGATCGGCCTGTACAAGTCAGAGCTCATCGTTCCGTATGCTCATTCTCGGAACTGGATCGGTCTTCGTGAGGTGGAGCGAGAGACCGCGGAGTGGGTTCACTGGTACAACAGTGTGAGGCTCCACTCCTCCATTGACTATATGTCGCCGATCGAACGAGAAATGGTGTACGCTACATCCATCGCCCAACAGGGTGCGGTGGCCTGA
- a CDS encoding DUF6879 family protein, with translation MIDEQQLEAAIDEHFHCPGDKLFRMECLPRYMASEGEESDFQRYLAGADGPDMERKEQWLAILRAEEARGLISYRVRAFSNTMTEYERYEADWCYVHNAAAGEDISVLRDGEHDAPASVIREDFWLVNDALLIPMQYDEYGRFLSADIVTDPETIAPYLRARDDAHTAAEPFRPWWDRHPELHQRQKAA, from the coding sequence ATGATCGACGAGCAGCAGCTCGAAGCTGCCATCGACGAACACTTCCACTGCCCGGGCGACAAGCTTTTCCGGATGGAGTGCCTCCCCCGCTACATGGCGAGCGAGGGCGAGGAAAGCGACTTCCAGCGCTACCTCGCCGGCGCTGACGGACCCGACATGGAACGCAAGGAGCAGTGGCTTGCCATCCTGCGGGCCGAGGAGGCCCGCGGGCTGATCTCCTACCGCGTCCGCGCGTTCTCCAACACCATGACCGAGTACGAGCGGTATGAAGCCGACTGGTGCTACGTCCACAACGCCGCCGCCGGCGAGGACATCTCCGTGCTCCGAGACGGGGAGCATGACGCCCCAGCGTCAGTGATCAGGGAGGACTTCTGGCTGGTCAATGACGCGCTGCTCATCCCGATGCAGTACGACGAGTACGGCCGCTTCCTGAGCGCCGACATCGTCACCGACCCCGAGACGATCGCGCCGTACCTGCGGGCACGCGACGACGCCCACACGGCGGCGGAACCGTTTCGCCCGTGGTGGGACCGACACCCCGAGCTGCACCAGCGCCAGAAGGCAGCCTGA
- a CDS encoding helix-turn-helix transcriptional regulator, whose protein sequence is MPDAQSSSSPDRSPLSGELLRALREQTGLSQNQARKAAGVGQSSLSRTEAGESRPTPRLVRAVLQVYAQHGVGSLSPERIDELVEQAQALEVERVDARVVLQSGSAHRFQWRIHEAERVARLVRSYHPSVIIGPLQTRSYAGAVFTPDAQLDEQDAAQSVDARMERAQLLTDPSRSWQMVQNEQALRWPVGSYAQQAEQLESIARIAAQPNVSFRVLALDTVAPRPAPVSGFHLYDDTQALVGTESGSTLIQDPDYIAMYAQLHVELSELALSEDESLELLRRLMHDYRERS, encoded by the coding sequence TTGCCAGATGCGCAGTCGAGCAGCTCACCGGACAGAAGCCCGCTGTCCGGTGAGTTGCTGCGCGCGCTACGTGAACAGACCGGCCTCAGCCAGAACCAGGCGCGCAAGGCAGCCGGGGTTGGGCAGTCCTCGCTGTCGCGTACCGAGGCCGGCGAATCGCGACCGACCCCACGACTGGTGCGCGCGGTGCTGCAGGTCTACGCACAGCACGGCGTCGGATCGCTGAGTCCCGAGCGCATCGACGAGCTCGTGGAGCAGGCACAAGCCCTGGAGGTCGAGCGCGTGGACGCCCGTGTCGTCCTGCAGAGCGGGAGCGCGCATCGGTTCCAGTGGCGCATTCACGAGGCCGAGCGAGTCGCCCGCCTGGTGCGCTCTTACCACCCGTCCGTGATCATCGGCCCGCTGCAGACACGGAGCTACGCAGGTGCGGTGTTCACCCCCGACGCGCAGCTCGACGAGCAGGACGCGGCTCAGTCCGTCGACGCTCGCATGGAGCGGGCCCAGCTGCTCACCGATCCCAGCCGCTCCTGGCAGATGGTTCAGAACGAGCAGGCCCTGCGGTGGCCGGTCGGCAGCTACGCACAGCAGGCCGAGCAACTGGAAAGCATCGCACGCATCGCCGCCCAACCGAACGTCAGTTTCCGGGTGCTGGCCCTCGACACGGTTGCGCCCCGACCGGCACCGGTATCGGGGTTCCACCTCTATGACGACACACAGGCACTCGTCGGCACCGAGTCCGGAAGCACCCTGATCCAGGACCCCGACTACATCGCCATGTACGCGCAGCTGCACGTCGAACTCTCCGAACTCGCCCTGTCCGAAGACGAGTCACTCGAGCTACTGCGACGTCTGATGCACGATTACCGGGAACGAAGCTAG
- a CDS encoding amidase family protein encodes MTVKGERGARHPGVQALLRAGAVPIGTTSVPRGPRGYQTWGHTDRGLTRNPWRADLSPGGSSAGAAAAVAAGIVPLSCGSDGAGSVRIPAAWCHVIGFKPSTGRAPTPDPAGLAVPGVLVRDPALLQPWAAAVLPDWSPPTGLPEPPLAAAAWSATLGYAGPHLDPEVAEIAERAAQALCARAGLALSRPGVNLTDPENAWMTLRSNTSSAAKQRRAQRTRHDNNRRLTELFQSADLLMTPTTPGRAHGHDGPGEHLSVALTWGINLSGHPAVSVPAGLTADGCPVGLQIIARPCGDERLLQLLDDHVPQAPIATPRSRP; translated from the coding sequence ATCACGGTCAAGGGCGAACGAGGCGCCCGACACCCTGGTGTACAAGCACTCCTCCGAGCCGGGGCCGTGCCCATCGGGACCACATCAGTCCCCCGTGGCCCGCGTGGCTACCAGACCTGGGGCCACACCGATCGAGGCCTAACGCGTAACCCGTGGCGAGCAGACCTATCCCCCGGCGGGTCGTCCGCCGGCGCCGCCGCGGCGGTCGCGGCCGGGATCGTCCCGCTGTCCTGCGGCAGTGATGGCGCCGGGTCCGTCCGTATCCCAGCAGCGTGGTGCCACGTGATCGGCTTCAAACCGAGCACCGGGCGCGCCCCCACCCCGGATCCGGCCGGTCTCGCCGTACCGGGCGTGCTGGTCCGCGACCCCGCTCTCCTGCAGCCCTGGGCCGCAGCCGTGCTCCCCGACTGGTCGCCACCTACAGGACTGCCAGAGCCACCTCTTGCGGCCGCCGCATGGTCGGCCACCCTCGGCTATGCCGGTCCGCACCTCGACCCCGAGGTCGCCGAGATCGCCGAGCGGGCAGCCCAGGCACTCTGCGCCCGAGCCGGCCTGGCCCTGTCCCGGCCGGGGGTCAACCTCACCGACCCCGAGAACGCGTGGATGACTCTGCGCAGCAACACCTCGAGCGCAGCGAAGCAGCGCCGCGCGCAGCGAACGCGACATGACAACAACCGCCGCCTCACCGAGCTCTTCCAGAGCGCCGATCTGCTGATGACGCCCACGACCCCAGGACGAGCGCATGGCCACGACGGACCCGGCGAACATCTCAGCGTCGCGCTCACCTGGGGCATCAACCTGTCCGGCCACCCTGCGGTGAGCGTGCCGGCCGGCTTGACCGCCGATGGCTGCCCAGTAGGCCTGCAGATCATCGCCCGCCCCTGCGGCGACGAGCGGCTTCTGCAACTCCTCGACGACCACGTACCGCAGGCCCCGATCGCGACCCCCCGCAGCAGGCCATGA
- a CDS encoding tetrahydrofolate dehydrogenase/cyclohydrolase catalytic domain-containing protein, with protein MTDAPHPREIPGRAILAEVRDTYRDAYAHTLQERGSRVMVVRFESTSDDTVWAARMEASRVSAEQKVRTFTALGATSDHIVVPDAVELGEIARVIHRANDDPQIAGIIVQAPPPQAVLALLNEIDPAKDIDSLGIFAPRTACATADGIVRIAEPYLPDARIAVVGSSGFVGSGVVALLRQGGHDPILFEDGDDLRRLRDADVVLSTPGSPWLLTPDHIHSEHRLVVDSGFTPHPDGPRGDLHPDAAAQPHVVTPVPGGIGPVEMAVLAERVIQQEAAPALGAWRFHGLETAHQTLTTAHDDVAQHSQQSIEPISHGEELEDGLELD; from the coding sequence ATGACCGACGCCCCACATCCTCGCGAGATCCCTGGCCGCGCGATCCTGGCCGAGGTACGCGACACCTACCGCGACGCCTACGCCCACACGCTGCAGGAACGCGGCAGCCGGGTGATGGTCGTGCGGTTCGAGTCGACCTCCGACGACACCGTCTGGGCCGCGCGGATGGAGGCATCCCGCGTCTCGGCCGAGCAGAAGGTCCGCACCTTCACCGCACTCGGCGCCACCTCGGACCACATCGTCGTGCCCGACGCCGTGGAGCTCGGCGAGATCGCCCGAGTCATCCACCGCGCGAACGACGACCCCCAAATCGCCGGGATCATCGTCCAGGCTCCACCGCCCCAAGCCGTGCTCGCGCTGCTCAACGAGATCGACCCCGCGAAGGACATCGACTCCCTCGGCATCTTCGCGCCACGCACCGCGTGTGCGACCGCCGACGGCATCGTGCGCATCGCCGAGCCCTACCTGCCCGATGCCCGCATCGCTGTGGTCGGCAGCAGCGGTTTCGTCGGCTCCGGCGTCGTCGCGCTCCTGCGCCAGGGTGGCCACGACCCGATCCTGTTCGAGGACGGGGACGACCTGCGCCGCCTCCGCGACGCTGACGTCGTCCTCTCGACCCCCGGGAGTCCCTGGCTGCTCACCCCCGACCACATCCACTCCGAGCACCGCCTGGTCGTCGACTCCGGGTTCACCCCGCACCCCGACGGCCCCCGCGGCGACCTCCACCCCGACGCCGCCGCCCAGCCACACGTCGTCACCCCCGTGCCCGGCGGGATCGGCCCCGTAGAGATGGCCGTACTCGCAGAACGCGTCATTCAGCAGGAAGCCGCCCCCGCTCTCGGCGCTTGGCGCTTCCACGGCCTCGAGACCGCGCACCAGACCCTGACCACCGCCCACGACGATGTGGCACAGCATTCCCAGCAGAGCATCGAGCCCATCTCACACGGCGAGGAACTCGAGGACGGCCTCGAACTTGACTAA